The following coding sequences are from one Oncorhynchus nerka isolate Pitt River unplaced genomic scaffold, Oner_Uvic_2.0 unplaced_scaffold_17___fragment_2___debris, whole genome shotgun sequence window:
- the nkapd1 gene encoding NKAP domain containing 1: MSRVPMGKVLLRNVIRHTDAHNKIQEESEMWKLRWMEKGPSTSHRPMPPSSNPSRSHMHCDRVEDGSVDRLGDRLRRREHSSGQDEREARYWTKELYDFEANDPDRWGHSGFKELYPEEFKSDWERDRGDDQNGHCRKKKTKSRLKTAKSKHLKKSSKKKKKKKKEENRTGESDGESSSDSVKQKRKSKHKRKKSEREEESSSEERGRRRKRQMDSHRDSGPESHKKRKNWKAGADKSEDSSDD, encoded by the exons ATGTCCAGGGTGCCGATGGGCAAGGTGTTGCTGCGAAATGTTATTCGTCACACAGATGCCCACAACAAG ATCCAAGAGGAGTCAGAAATGTGGAAGTTGAGGTGGATGGAGAAGGGTCCGTCCACCAGCCACAGACCGATGCCACCATCTTCAAATCCATCCAG GAGTCACATGCACTGTGATCGCGTGGAGGATGGGTCTGTAGATAGACTGGGAGACCGGCTGCGGAGAAGAGAACACAGCTCTGGCCAGGACGAGAGGGAGGCACGCTACTGGACCAAGGAACTCTATGACTTCGAAGCCAATGATCCAGACAG ATGGGGACACAGCGGTTTTAAGGAGCTATACCCAGAGGAGTTTAAAAGTGACTG GGAAAGAGACCGTGGTGATGATCAGAATGGGCATTGCAGAAAGAAAAAGACTAAGTCCAGACTTAAAACAGCCAAATCAAAACATCTGAAGAAGTCctccaagaagaagaagaagaagaagaaagaggaaAATAGGACCGGTGAGTCAGATGGTGAGTCTAGCAGTGACAGTGTCAAACAGAAGAGGAAGAGCAAACATAAGAggaaaaagagtgagagagaggaggagagcagctcagaggagagagggaggaggaggaaacgaCAGATGGACTCCCACAGAGACTCAGGACCAGAGTCACACAAGAAGAGGAAAAACTGGAAAGCAGGAGCGGACAAATCAGAGGACAGTTCTGATGATTGA